One segment of Solanum lycopersicum chromosome 1, SLM_r2.1 DNA contains the following:
- the LOC101267921 gene encoding biotin carboxylase 1, chloroplastic, with the protein MDSAAMTSVCGKSALCSTPGLFLGRTSGIRSSQCSFIAGNRINFPRQTAQAHRVRTNSRKGHGALTVTCRAEKILVANRGEIAVRVIRTAHEMGIPCVAVYSTIDKDALHVKLADESVCIGEAPSNQSYLVIPNVLSAAISRGCTMLHPGYGFLSENASFVEMCREHGINFIGPNPDSIRVMGDKATARDTMKNAGVPTVPGSDGLLQSTEEGVKLAEEIGYPVMIKATAGGGGRGMRLAKEPNEFVKLLQQAKSEAAAAFGNDGVYLEKYIVNPRHIEFQVLADKYGNVVHFGERDCSIQRRNQKLLEEAPSPALTAELRKAMGDAAVAAAASIGYIGVGTIEFLLDERGSFYFMEMNTRIQVEHPVTEMISSVDLIEEQIRVAMGEKLRYKQEDIVLRGHSIECRINAEDAFKNFRPGPGRITSYLPAGGPFTRMDSHVYPDYVVPPSYDSLLGKLIVWAPTRERAIERMKRALDDTVITGVPTTIEYHKLILDIEDFKNGKVDTAFIPKHEEELAPPQQIVPAASKELINANA; encoded by the exons ATGGATTCTGCAGCCATGACTAGCGTTTGTGGCAAATCTGCTCTTTGCTCTACTCCC GGTTTATTTTTGGGGAGAACGAGCGGTATTAGGAGCTCGCAGTGTAGCTTTATAGCTGGAAATAGGATAAACTTTCCAAGGCAGACAGCTCAAGCACACAGAGTTCGTACTAATTCTCGCAAGGGTCATGGTGCTCTTACTGTGACATGCCGCGCCGAGAAAATTTTGGTGGCAAATAGAGGAGAGATTGCTGTTCGCGTGATCCGAACTGCCCATGAGATGGGAATTCCTTGTGTTGCGGTTTATTCGACCATTGATAAAGATGCCTTACATGTGAAGCTAGCTGATGAATCTGTTTGCATTGGAGAAGCACCAAGTAATCAGTC GTATTTAGTGATCCCAAATGTCTTGTCTGCTGCTATCAGTCGCGGATGTACAATGTTGCATCCTGGATATGGTTTCCTTTCTGAGAATGCAAGTTTTGTTGAGATGTGCAGAGAACATGGAATCAACTTTATTGGGCCAAAT CCAGACAGTATAAGAGTCATGGGTGACAAAGCCACTGCTAGAGATACAATGAAGAATGCTGGTGTTCCAACTGTACCAGGAAGTGACGGACTATTGCAG AGTACTGAAGAAGGTGTAAAGCTTGCCGAGGAGATTGGTTACCCAGTGATGATTAAG GCAACAGCTGGTGGTGGTGGACGTGGAATGCGTCTTGCTAAAGAACCTAACGAGTTCGTAAAATTATTGCAG CAAGCTAAGAGTGAAGCAGCAGCTGCATTTGGAAATGATGGCGTTTATCTGGAGAAGTACATCGTAAATCCTAGGCACATTGAATTTCAG GTTTTGGCGGACAAGTATGGTAATGTTGTACACTTTGGAGAGCGTGATTGCAGTATTCAG AGAAGAAACCAAAAGTTGCTGGAGGAAGCACCATCCCCTGCATTGACAGCAGAGCTGAGGAAAGCCATGGGTGATGCTGCTGTGGCAGCAGCAGCATCTATAGGTTACATTGGTGTTGGAACCATAGAGTTCCTATTGGATGAGAGAGGCTCCTTTTACTTCATGGAAATGAACACTCGTATTCAG GTAGAGCATCCGGTGACAGAAATGATATCCTCTGTTGATCTGATAGAGGAACAGATCCGTGTCGCTATGGGAGAAAAGCTCCGATACAAACAG GAGGATATTGTGCTTAGAGGACATTCAATTGAATGCCGTATAAACGCAGAAGATGCTTTCAAAAACTTCAGACCCGGCCCAG GGAGAATCACTTCATATTTACCAGCTGGAGGTCCATTTACGCGTATGGATAGCCATGTTTATCCTGACTATGTGGTTCCACCTAGCTACGATTCCCTGCTGGGAAAG CTCATCGTATGGGCTCCAACACGCGAGAGGGCTATTGAGCGCATGAAAAGAGCACTTGATGACACCGTTATCACTG GAGTTCCTACCACAAtagaatatcataaactcaTCCTTGATATCGAG GACTTTAAGAACGGGAAAGTTGATACTGCTTTCATTCCAAAGCATGAGGAAGAATTAGCTCCG CCTCAGCAAATTGTTCCAGCAGCAAGCAAGGAGCTGATCAATGCCAATGCTTAA